The sequence below is a genomic window from Felis catus isolate Fca126 chromosome A2, F.catus_Fca126_mat1.0, whole genome shotgun sequence.
gctcaggcagttaagtgtccaacttagtttcggctcaggtcatgatatctaggtttcatgagttcaagccccacttgggtctctgtactgatggtgcaaagtctgcttgggatattctcattctctctctctctctctctctctctctctctctctcaaaataaacttaaaatttttttttaaaagaagaaaataccttCTAAAGCCCTTAAGATATTAAGGCCATAAAACATGGAAGAGATTGGAAAGGGGTTATGATGATGtttgatcaaaagaaaaatgtcctggggcgcctgggtggcgcagtcggttaagcgtccgacttcagccaggtcacgatctcacggtcagtgagttcgagccccgcatcgggctctgggctgatggctcagagcctggagcctgtttccgattctgtgtctccctctctctctgcccctcccctgttcatgctctgtctctctctgtcccaaaaataaaaataaaactttggaaaaaaaaaaaaaatttaaaaaaaaaaaaaaagaaaaatgtcctttCACTAGCACTAGAGGCCCAAAGGCTTTATTGATGGAGATGCAGTTTCTAGTTGAACAATTGTCATTGTTCTCATAGATTGGCTCCAGCTATATCAGATGTAGTTTTGCTCACAGCAATTTAGAAGAGTGCCACTAAGTCATTTTAGGAGTTGGGGAAATACTAAATCTAGTTTTATGTATCTCTATTTACTTggccctttttgtttttttaaagaagtacacTAATCCACTAATTTCTTACCTTATTTTAAGACACATCTCAAGTGTGGAgaattaatttgcatttgttaTAGGAATGTTGGGCTTCCTGGGATCTTTATTAACAGAGAGCTCTCTGTCCTGTTATTCTTCTCCACATTTAACATGGCCTGGAATGATCTGGTCCTCAGTTAACCTGGTGATAGTAGTCatgtcatttatatttcttcttttcattttagctAACATGCTTGAATCAAAGTCCTTTGAAGTTGAACTCAAAGATGCTGAACCTGACATTATTGAACAACTTGTGGAATTTGCTTATACTGCTAGGTAAGTTAAGAAGGATCATTTCTGTTGTGGAGGAGTAAGGTTGGGATCTACTATGGCAGAGCATTATCGTGACAAATTGATGTGCTCCAAATTCTTCAACAGGAAAAACCATAAGGATGGGGAAGTTTGAGGAGCTTATGCCATACATACTCATGCAAGCAAGGACcgaaaagtttaattttttgtttaatttcaggAGCTAGTAGGATACATTTTACAAAGCattatttaagtaataaaaaattataggaaattaAATTCACTTTAACTTCTTTGCAGAATTTCTGTGAATAGCAACAACGTTCAGTCTTTGTTAGATGCAGCAAACCAGTACCAGATTGAACCTGTGAAGAAAATGTGTGTTGATTTTTTGAAAGAACAAGTTGATGCTTCAAATTGTCTTGGTAAGAAGTCAtattcctatttaaaataaaaaccaaaacaaactttaatgtgcattttaataaaggaaaaaaaaagtgtcattctAAGTgtcctcatttaattttaaagacattgtCCACtagaaaatacacttaaaatacattttaagagacATTTAGGGAGATGCCTATTAACCCGGGCAGGAACAAGCccattaaaatttccaaaatataaaatagcttTAATAATGAGTTTTTGTGTATCTAGAACAAAAAGTAAGGATTGCGTCTGGTGGTGGTGTGGTATGTCATAAACATGAATGTTTACCTTTGTTGCAGTACTTACAATTGGTCtgtcatagatgagaaaacaggttgTGTATATTACCTGAGGTCTTAAAGCTAGTATGTGGAGGAGCTGGAGTTGGAATTCAAGTCCTCTTGTTCTTAACTACTATCCCATGTTGCCTCTCCACATTATTAAATACGTTATTGTATACTAGAACACTTAAAAATCCTAGACTATAAATTAAGATACTAAGTAAGAGACTGCTATAgcactctattttatttttttaagtctttattattttttttcttaattttttttcaacgtttatttatttttgggacagagagaaacagagcatgaacgggggaggggcagagagagagggagacacagaatcagaaacaggctccaggctctgagccatcagcccagagcctgatgcggggctcgaactcacagaccgcgagatcgtgacctggctgaagtcggaggcttaaccgactgcgccacccaggcgccccaagtctttatttatttttgagagagaggtcagttgcaagcaggagaggggcagagagaaatcccaagcagtctccatgctgtcagcgcagagcctgatgcgggctcaaactcacgaaccatgagatcatggcctgcactgaaaccaagagccagacagacgcttaaccaactgagccatccaggtgccccagcactgtattttaaagccattaataaagtattttatatttcatgtcaGGAAAAGCAGAAATAGTTGATCAGAGTTTCCCAAGGTGTGATATGGTATGCTTTCCACTGTGAAATAATCTTTAGTGGCACATAAATGAACATCCAGGTCTTTGTATTTTCTTACCCTTGCTGTGATTCAGAGGGGAAAAGAATCAGGGTAGGAGTCctaggaaggcagggaggagaggaaagctGAATCAAGGACAACCAATGCAAAGATTTTTGACATGAGAAGATGAGGGGTGCTGACAAGAAGCCAACAGCTGGGAAAGGGCTCCTGGAGATACATGAGAAGTTTGCAAGCCTtctctttcccccatttttctaGGCTCCCCTCTAGTAATGAACTAGACGATTCATCACTCCATCTGTCACACACCCCTACTGTGAATGCAGAGCAAAAGATCTTTGTAGGCAGGTAAATAGGGAGCAGAATAAATTTTAGGGAGGGATAAAAGGCAGGCAAAGGGGATGGGAATGAGTTTGTGGCTGGTatccaaaaaaggaaatggaCCAAATGGAACAGGACAGGTAATAGCTATGCAGGGGAATATACtggtggaatttattttaaaggtggTTGTAGGTCACAAACGAAAAGACCCATATATTAGGAAATAAAAGGCCAGTCTCTAATCTTATCTGTGCAGCAGAGACACTCTGGAATGAGTCCCTCTATTTCTCTGGGCCATAGTTTGGGGCTCCATTcatcaataaaatttatattctgaGATTTTACTTATTTCCCCTTACATAAATATGTAGTCTCacaaaatttattgtaaaaagaATTCAAAGGAGTTTTTGGAAGATGATGGCTTAAGTACTTCTCCTTAACTCCCTAGCACTCTAAACTTCCAACCAGGTGATTcaactagaaagaaaaacagccaGAGTAGGGAGTGGATATGGTGGAACCTGGAGCAAGTTTGTGCTAATCTCATTTTAGGCTTTGGGCTTCTGAGGAGACCACTTGGGAGTGTTACTTCTGGATGCCTTCTGGATCATTGTTTTCAAGAGAGGAAGGATGGTGTAGCAGCCTAGAAGGGAGCCTGATTCCTTCCCTAAGCCGGGGTAAAGATTGTGGCCCATCCAGTTGAGCCAAGTGCAGCTACTCTCAGTACCCAAGGGAACTGCTGCAGCCTGCATTCTTTTTAGCCCTGGGGTGGCTCTCCTTGTGAACTGATTAGAGAACTCCTTTGTTCTCTGCTGCCCCAGAGATCCCAACAAGCTGACTTCCGTGAATTCTAAAGGCACCCATAGTATCTGATGGAAGTGGGCAAAGATATCATACCAGGTTAAAGGAAACCTGCTAGTTCGAGGACAGAAATCAAGCTAAACAGCCAAAATGAATGGCTCCTatagaaattttcatttaagaaatggaGGAGACCTTAAATAGAAAGGAAAGCCATGATTTtccataaaattaaattgaattgaaaaacagaatggataTTCCTAAAAATcaacctaaagaaaataaaacagagaaaactgcCTTATGATAACAacacaaaaatgcaaagaaatggaaatcattagtgaaaaacataaaagaccTGAAAGGAAGATACGGGACACTGATGTGAAGTAGGGATTCCACAAGGAACAAGTGGAGGAAAAGTGATATCAAAGAAATCgtaaaagaaaacttatttgagaCTTAAAAAACTTGAACTTTCACACTTATACCAAGTACCAGACCTGATGGAGTGAGATTTACCTCTCCTAAACATATCCTAGTGATATTTTGTCACCTCCAAAATCAAGagagaactttttattttttttaatgtaggtttgagaaagagagtgagcatgagtgggggaggagcagagagagaatcccaagcaggctccatgctgtcagtgcagagcctgattggggctcagtctcaccaaccatgagatcatgacctgagccaaaagttggacgcttaaccaactgagcgccccgggtgccccaagaaaacCGTTTGacgtgataaaaatgttctggcactagatagtggtgatggtgacaCAACA
It includes:
- the KLHL7 gene encoding kelch-like protein 7 isoform X4, with translation MAASGVEKSSKKKTEKKLAAREEAKLLAGFMGVMNNMRKQKTLCDVILMVQERKIPAHRVVLAAASHFFNLMFTTNMLESKSFEVELKDAEPDIIEQLVEFAYTARISVNSNNVQSLLDAANQYQIEPVKKMCVDFLKEQVDASNCLGKAEIVDQSFPRCDMVCFPL